CCCTCTGGAGGAAATCGGTCGGGAGACGGTCCGGCGCCTGATCCTGTGTGCCTAACGATCGAAGCGATTCGTTCCGTGACCTAAATGGCACGCCGCATCGCCGCCCTCATCGCTCTCGGTCCCGCTCTCGACACGAACTACCGCGCGGTCGTCGAGGCGACCTACCCCTGGCCGGGTTCCTCGGCGCGCGGAGCGGTCGCCCGACGAGCCGAATAGTCGCCGCGGTTGCCAGAGTAGCACTTCTGTGCTACACTCCCTTTCGTAAGTCTCTTTGGATGGAGGAAGATCCATGACGAAGAAGCTCGTCCTAAGACGCGTGGGCGGATCGATCGGCGCCACGCTCCCCAAGGAGCTGGCCGACCGGTTCCGCCTCGTCCCCGGCGATTCGGTGCTCGCGGTCGAGACGGAGAGCGGGATCTTGCTCACCCCCTACGACCCGACCACGGAACGCGCTCTCGCGATCGCCGCGCGCGCGACAAGGAGATTCCGGAACGCGCTTCGCGAGCTGGCCAAGTAAGGATGGGAGCGCGTAGGCGCCGGCCGATCTGGCTCGATCGTATCGTTCTCGACGCGGTCCATCTCGACACGATCCGCACGCACGGCGGGCTCCTCGGAGTTCGCGACGAGAACGCGCTCGAGTCGGCGCTTGCCCGGCCGCGCAACCTCTACGCGTACGGACGGAAGAGGGACCTCGCCGCGCTCTCCGCCGCGTACGGCTTCGCCCTCGCCAGGAGCCATCTCTATCGCGACGGGAACAAGCGGGTCGCCTTCCTTGCGATGGTCGTCTTTCTCGGTCTAAACGGCTTCGATCTCGAAGCCGCCGAAGAGGAAGTCGTCTCCGTGATGGTGGGCCTCGCCGCCGGGAGCGTGACCGAACGGAGCCTCGCGGGATGGATCCGCTCGCACGCGGTGCCCGCTTCAGAAGACTGATGCGGCGGGAACGCCGCCGATTCGAGCTACTGGATATACCCCAGATCCCGGAGGGCGCGCAGCGTCTCGCCGTCGATC
This is a stretch of genomic DNA from Candidatus Eisenbacteria bacterium. It encodes these proteins:
- a CDS encoding AbrB/MazE/SpoVT family DNA-binding domain-containing protein; translated protein: MTKKLVLRRVGGSIGATLPKELADRFRLVPGDSVLAVETESGILLTPYDPTTERALAIAARATRRFRNALRELAK
- a CDS encoding type II toxin-antitoxin system death-on-curing family toxin, with the protein product MGARRRRPIWLDRIVLDAVHLDTIRTHGGLLGVRDENALESALARPRNLYAYGRKRDLAALSAAYGFALARSHLYRDGNKRVAFLAMVVFLGLNGFDLEAAEEEVVSVMVGLAAGSVTERSLAGWIRSHAVPASED